In Canis lupus baileyi chromosome 19, mCanLup2.hap1, whole genome shotgun sequence, the sequence TATGAGAGGAGCTATTAATTGGAGAAGGGGGTTTCAAATTCTCTGGGCATCTTATTTACCTTGAGTAGGCAAGTTCCTTGGGGGCAGTTTTCATTCTATAAGGTCTATTTCCCCGGGGGGGGGGTTGTCATATTTCCTAATGATTTCCCGTATGGGTTGGGGCAAGTGTCTGATTCCTTGGTGAGGGTCTTAAGTTCCCTGAAATTTTTCATAGAGGCTATTCCCTAGTTGATCATCTTATCCTTAGGTGATGACCAGTTTCTTGGGGGTTCCTATTTCCAGGAGATACCTTTCTCTGGGGTATCAAACAGCTGTCTGAGAGCTTGTGTTCCCTGGGGCTTCCCCATTCTTGAGAAGACCTCTAGTGTTCCCTATTCTTGCATGACCCCTCTCTTCAGTGACTCCTTTTCAAGGAACCTCTCCCTTGAAGGCCCCTTACTCTGTGCCCCCACACAGGTCATGATGTTTGGCAGCCCCACCATTGCCTTGGAGCTCCTCAAGCAAGGTGCCAGCCCCAATGTCCAGGATGCCACCGGCACTACTCCAGCCCATGATGCAGCACGCACTGGATTCCTGGACACTCTGAAAGTTTTGGTAGAGCATGGTGCTGATGTCAATGCTCCCGATGGCACTGGGGCACTCCCCATCCATCTGGCAGTGCGAGAGGGCCACACAGCTGTGGTCAGCTTCCTGGCTACTGAGTCTGATCTCCATCACAGGGATGCCAGGGGGCTCACACCCCTGGAGCTGGCACAGGGGATAGGAGCTCAGGATCTCATGGACATACTGCAGGGGCACACTGTGGTACTGCTGTGACCTGGGGCCACCCCCTCCAGCAACAGGACCCAGCGAGGTTCTATGttaaaagaggagagaagaaacacTTTCTTCTTTCACTCCTGCCCACCGTCGAAAGGGAAGGGGCACCAGTTTGTGGCTTGTTGGTGTTGATTtgcggggtgtgtgtgtttgaggggtATTTCTCAATTTGTTTTTCTCACCCCTTTTGATGTGTTGAGCAGAGAAGGGCTCCTGCAGACATCAGCCATCTAAACGGTTCAGTTTTCTCTGCGCCTCAGATTGCTGGGGCTGCAAACGCCCAAGGGCAGAGCATTTAAAGCCCCAGCCCGAGTGAGGTCATCGCTTCCAGGGCTCCTGGAACCTGGCGACCTTGGCTGGCTGTACCCAGAGAGAGACCTCAAGTGTGCACACTGCTTTcaggcatgggggagggggggagtgtTTCAAATCAATAAAAGGGTAGTATCAGTTCATTCATATTTTGTTGGAAGCTTGTTTTCCAGTCTCTTGTACAgcgtttaaaaaaaagagattctatttattaagctttgtggaaaaaaaattgttgtgtGATAACTTAATGTTTTTACCCATTAAATTAAGACTTGTGCATGATCACAGAGCTGGTGGCTTTTGATTTTTGAGTCTGCGATGGAGTGTCGCGCGTCCAGTACGTTTGTGGGGGGTGGGCGCAGGGCGGGGGGACAGATCGTGGAcactttgggggaggggagagagtggTAATTCCCAGGGTGCCAGAGGTGAGTGagctgggtggggcagcggtttacGCTGTCGGAACGGAAGGGAGGCAGGAAACCGCGAGTGGAGAAAGGGCCCCCAGATGTCAGCTGGGTGCCGGGAGCCCCGGGGGGGCCGTAGTGGGCGGTGGCTGCAGTCTGACCCGCAAAGGCGTGACCCGCGGGCGGGGACTGTGGTCGCACGCCGTCAGGGATCCCGGAAAGACGGGACGGGATTAGGCGCGGCCCGCGAGGCTCCGCCTCCTTCCAGGCtcgccggggcggggccgggagtaGCCCCGCCTCCCCGGGGGCCGCTCGCCACGCGCGTGCGCAGTGGGCCGCGCAGCCGCCATGCCGGAGCCGCGCGGCTCTTCGCCCCTTCGGGTAAACGCGGCGTTTGCGGCCCGGTACGGCCGCTACCGGGAGCGCGAGGAGCTGCAGCGGCGTGAGTGCGGGGCGCAtgcgcgcggggcggcggcgcgtGCCGGGCCGTGGGGAAGAGGGGGCTGATCCGGTCCTCCGCGCTCATCTGGGGGGGCTCCCATCTCCGCTCCGCAGTTAAAGATCGCTACGGGGACCGGGACCGCGGCGGCGACTCCAGCTCCGAGTCGGACTCTAGCGACGAGCGCGTGGTGAGCTCTCACCCCGGCGCCGTACATTCGGGAAGCATCCAAGCCCCCCACCGCATCCCGACCCCGATATACAGAGGGCGgctcacccccaaccccacctcaccccacgcGAGTTGCCATCCTCCTCTTCCTAATCCCATGAAGGGCACAGCGCTCCTCCCCCGGGGGCGGCCACATTCCCGTCTACTTCCCCTCTCCCGCCACCATCCACCTGCTTCTCCCATCGTGTGAGGTGCGACGATGGGACCGCCGCGTCTACTTTTTCACCCCCAAGAGTTTAACCATTTCTTGGTGTCGGACTCAGTCCCCGAAGTGGGACATCCCTCTGCCACGTGGGGCGCACAGCTTCTCACATCAGCCCAGATTTGGGGCCTCACCGTGCAACCCAGCCCCTGCTTGCTGTCCCATCTGTGTCCTCTCTGCTCACCTGCCCCCGTGTTAATCCTTTCTCCGGGTAACTATCCTCCCCTTGCCCACTACCTTCTATGTCAGATCCTGTACCTATGTGAGGcccgcccctgcccgccccccaccccaagagGGCCCCTCGTCCTCCTCTACTTGTTTTGCATCTTTGGACCGCCCCTCTTacccaccctccagcccccaaCCTGCTTCTGTTCCCCCTATCTTTCTGGATagatctttctccttcctcctaatgtatgcccctccctccaccctaaTTTCCACACCCTTTCAGCCCACCTGCCCCTATTATTTAGTGCCCCCCAGCCTCCACCAGGGCTCTCACCATTTCTGCAATCCTTTCATGCCTTAGGAGTTTGACCCCCAGCAAGAGCGTGACTTTTATAGGACTCTCTCCTTGTTGAAGAAGAAGGACCCCCGCATCTATCAGAAAGATGCCACCTTCTATCAGAAAACAGGTCTGGGGC encodes:
- the CDKN2D gene encoding cyclin-dependent kinase 4 inhibitor D — its product is MLLEEVRAGDRLSGAAARGDVQEVRRLLHRELVHPDALNRFGKTALQVMMFGSPTIALELLKQGASPNVQDATGTTPAHDAARTGFLDTLKVLVEHGADVNAPDGTGALPIHLAVREGHTAVVSFLATESDLHHRDARGLTPLELAQGIGAQDLMDILQGHTVVLL